GGCGCAGGGGGCCGAGGTTGCTCAGAGTCTCGGGATCGACGTCCTCCGGCTCGGTGAAGATGTCCTCGGGTAATTCCACGCGATCTCGCCCCTTGTTGCCGGATGCCCTCATAAAGCCTGCCGGAAAAGTGGCTAGCCGTGCAACCTGCGTGGTTCGCAACTCGCGCTTTCTGCGCGGAAGTACCAGTTCTGCGACATGCCGGTCACGTATCCGATGGCGCATTCGGTCTTGTTGCCATCGCGATAGACCAAGCGGATATGGCCGCTTCCTTCGCAATTGATCGGAACCCCGGCGAAGAAGTACTTGCCGTGCTGGAGCATCGGAGTCTCGGAACCGCAGACCTGCACATGGGCCGCACGGACACGGCCTTGCGGATCATAGACCTGGAACGTGTCGACACTGTCCGAGCAACTGCCAAGTGCGGCCAACAGCAAAAGTGGGTTCCATCGCATCGGCGGATTATGAGCCGGGGCGCAAACCTCCGCAATGGCTACTCGGCGGGCATCACCGCCGCGGCGTACTCGCTGTCATAACGCTGGATCAGCGCCCGGTCGTCCTGGTTCCACGGATGGAAGCCGGGCAAGAAATAGGCGCACCATTCGGGAAACACGCGGCGCAGGATGCCGGGCTGGCCGACGAGGTACCAAACCAGCCGCGCCTTCGCCCGCCAGCCGGTGATCCGGTCCTGCGCCAATAAGTCGAGCGCATCGCGAGAACGATTGGTGACGAAGCGCTTGGTGATGACCAGCATCAGCAGGCTCTTGACCTTCCACCGCTTCCACCGGGTCCAGTCCTTCGTGGCATGGAGCCAGGTGTCGTAGGCAACGCCCTTGTGCTCGATCTCCTCGACCGCGTGCCACCGCCACAGCTCGGCCTGTTCAAGCCTGGCCCCGGCAAAGTGTTGCGGGTGGCGGAGGAATTGGTGCGCGAACATCGCGGTGAAGTGCTCGAGCGCAATGGTGACCGCGAGCCAACCGTGCTTCGGCCGCGCGTAAACGAGCTCGATCAGCCCGGCGACCCGCTGGTTGATCCGGCTCATGTCGTAGCCGGCTTCTTCCGCCGCCCGATTGAAGGCCAGATGTTCGCGAGTGTGGTTGATCTCCTGCTTGATGAAGGCGCGGATCTCGGCCTCGAGCTGGGGCGAGGCGCCTTCGCGGAAGGCCCGGACCGAGTCGATGAACAGCGCTTCGCCGCGCGGGAAGGTCGCGGACATGGCGTTGAACCAGGCCGTGGCGACGGGATCGTCACCCAGCCACCAGCGTTCTTGCTTGGAGTCCCGACCGAAGCGGCGGTCGCGTACCGTCAAGGTGTGGGGCACGATCGCGGCGGCGCTTGCCGCATCCTCGCCGAAGTGGGAAGGTGCGTTCATGGAAGCAGGGTGGGATTAACTGACAAACATGTCAATAAGAAAGCGCCTAACCCCGGATGAGAGCCGCCGCGTTGCTCTGGAAGCTGCGCGGGCTTTGCTGATGGAGGCCGGACCGCAGGCTGTGACCTTGAAGGCCGTGGGCGCGCGGATCGAGCGGACTCACGCCAACCTGCTGCACCATTTCGGTTCCGCTTCGGGTCTCCAGCAGGCCCTGGCCGAGCATCTCGCAGCGACGGTTTGCGCTTCGATCGCCGAGGCGGCAGTCGCCACACGCGCGGGCCTCGGCACGCCGGGAGAGATCGTCGAGCTGACGTTCGACATCATGGACCGCGAAGGCGGCGGCGCGCTCGCCACCTGGATGATCCTGACCGGCAATGAGAATGCCCTCGATCCGATCATCGACATGATTCACAGCCTGGTAGACGAACTCCACCCGCAAGAAC
Above is a genomic segment from Altererythrobacter sp. Root672 containing:
- a CDS encoding TetR/AcrR family transcriptional regulator; translated protein: MSIRKRLTPDESRRVALEAARALLMEAGPQAVTLKAVGARIERTHANLLHHFGSASGLQQALAEHLAATVCASIAEAAVATRAGLGTPGEIVELTFDIMDREGGGALATWMILTGNENALDPIIDMIHSLVDELHPQELAPGAERTMHEATLALVLMALGDAMMGERLAHSLQVPRDTTRDHAETMLTAAYVKSGYIAG